The Prevotella melaninogenica region TATACGGTAAAATAACTATTACCTTTGAGCATTGAACTTTGAACTTTGAACTTTATGATTAGAACTACAAATATTGAACGACTACGAATGGCACGAATGACACGAATTCTTTTGCTAAGTGATTCGTGCAATTCGCGTAATTCGTAGTCCCTGGGGAACTTTGAAGGCAACGAGAGAGTTAGGGAAGTCCTTTCGCAATTCCCCAAACAATTTGTTGCCAGCACTCTCTATCTCTTCTTCTGACGAATAGATAGTTTTATCCACTTACCATGCTTCAAGACAAGGGCTTTACCATTCACAAAGCGGCGATAGTTAGCGATACTATCATACTCCAAAGGAATAACCTCGTTGCCTTGCTTATCGATGAATCCCCACTTGCCTCCTACAGTATATTCATGTTCTGGATCATCGGCTGGTCGCACCGTCTTACTCCCTACTGCCACAGCTGCCAAACCGTCATGATATGGAAAGATAGCATCATACTTCGGATTGACAATAACCTTGCCTTCCATATTCGCGACGCCCATCTTCTGTCCGCTCTCATCCAAGATTCTAAAGAGTCCATTAACGGGATAGTCATTGCCGTTATCCACCATATAAACATTGAACAACTCC contains the following coding sequences:
- a CDS encoding WG repeat-containing protein, coding for MKRLQLIVPMLACCLALPCLSFTDVKDSYLVLQVDTTQKYEQYSYVNEKGETVVPSNRYLLCYTDTIRTIGFVLKPNVGCVAINTQGQELFNVYMVDNGNDYPVNGLFRILDESGQKMGVANMEGKVIVNPKYDAIFPYHDGLAAVAVGSKTVRPADDPEHEYTVGGKWGFIDKQGNEVIPLEYDSIANYRRFVNGKALVLKHGKWIKLSIRQKKR